CTGGAGCTTCATCTGCACAACAATTACGGGGAGCATGACGATCACAATGGAATGAAATCCGGCGTGTTCGATTTCGCCCGGTTCTTCTCCGCCTTCAACCAATACATCCGGCCCGGGAAAACCCTTTTCACCCTTGAGCCCCACAAGGAAGAAGGGGTGGATGAAAGCCTGGAAGCCCTGGCCGGTTTTGGGTATTCGTTACCCATGCCAGCCACGCTGGCGCAGGCCCAGGCGGTCTGATCCAAACCTCTCATTAAATAATCATGGGCGACCAGCGGGCTATAGGCGTTTTCGATTCCGGCATCGGCGGCCTTACGGTGCTAAAGGAAATCCAGAAAAGACTGCCCCACGAGTCGCTGGTGTATCTGGGGGACACTGCCCGGGTTCCCTATGGCGCAAAATCCAAAGACACCATAATCCGGTATTCCATAAACAACACCAGGCATCTGCTGAACGAAGGGGTGAAAATGCTGGTGGTGGCGTGCAACACCGCATCCGCTTACGCCCTGGAGGAGCTGGAAAAAATGTCCAGCGCGCCGGTAATTGGCGTGGTTGAAGGTGGAGTGATGGCGGCGGTACGGGCAACTTCCGGCAAAGTGGGCGTGATAGGAACCGAAGCCACGGTGCGTTCCGGCAAATATGTAACCGAGATTTTAAAAAGAATCCCCGGCGCCGAGATCGTTACAAAACCATGCCCGCTTTTCGTGGCGTTGGCGGAAGAGGGTTGGACGGATAACGAAGTGGCCCACGCCGTGGCAAAAGAATACCTGAAAGACATGGAGGGGAAAATTGACACGCTGGTATTGGGTTGCACCCATTACCCGGTGCTGAAGAACTCCATCCGGTACGCTTTGGGCGAAAATGTGAAGTTGATAGACTCCGCGGAGGAGACTTCCAGGCTGGTGGAAGAAAAGCTCCGCGTTTTAGGGTTGGGCGCGGACGCGGACGCGGACAATCCGGCTTTAATAAGGTTTTTGGTGACCGATTCCCCCGAGAGAAACCTTCAGCTTGGCAGAAGGATGTTGGGCGATGGGATAAAGATCGACCGGGCGGAACTGGTGGACATAACGTGGGGAGATAAATAATTGCGGAACGATGGCAGGCGCTACGACCAGTTGCGCCCCGTAACCATAGAGCGGGGCATCATAAAACACGCCGAGGGGTCGGCGTTCATAAAAGTGGGGGACACCCATGTGATATGCGCCGCCACCGTGGAGGATAAAGCGCCCCCATTCCTGAAGAATACCGGCCAGGGGTGGGTTACGGCGGAATACTCCATGTTGCCCCGGGCCACAACG
This DNA window, taken from Nitrospinota bacterium, encodes the following:
- a CDS encoding glutamate racemase, giving the protein MGDQRAIGVFDSGIGGLTVLKEIQKRLPHESLVYLGDTARVPYGAKSKDTIIRYSINNTRHLLNEGVKMLVVACNTASAYALEELEKMSSAPVIGVVEGGVMAAVRATSGKVGVIGTEATVRSGKYVTEILKRIPGAEIVTKPCPLFVALAEEGWTDNEVAHAVAKEYLKDMEGKIDTLVLGCTHYPVLKNSIRYALGENVKLIDSAEETSRLVEEKLRVLGLGADADADNPALIRFLVTDSPERNLQLGRRMLGDGIKIDRAELVDITWGDK